One Henriciella litoralis genomic window carries:
- a CDS encoding heme biosynthesis protein HemY translates to MIVLFLIICLIVIAGLAVLWASRLPGSVIISLGPDSAVELKLVVAILAVLLLGAAMAVIWGALTGLLKMPKRFSRSRQASKTRNANKALADGLLAAEAGDVSTARKYASRAAQHAEDDRLKLLLEARTAEISDDWSGAERAWGQLAALPGGKLAGLRGAATAASERGDIISAEARAREALELRSDTDWPFNSLFDSQIARGHWQDALNTLAIGEKRGAISGDSLRRRRAVLYTALACNLPNAERQDAQKLLADAIRAAPTFPPAAYHGARQLKVSNKLKAAQGVLELGWKANPHPALAQLCRRLDPDDTPKSQMARLEALANTNPDARESRILKAEIAMATREWTSAIRELAILVEERPTARLCLLLEQALRGYGDTAEADRWGRMAITASREAEWSDIDPNGTAFDYSRRDWARLVYAFGDAGNLVHPRYETYGRELEAGRHIALPAPVASSQPAARPGAAAALPPVEKRTTTTLTQPPLDYVSDDDDA, encoded by the coding sequence ATGATCGTTCTTTTCCTCATCATCTGCCTGATTGTCATTGCCGGACTGGCCGTGCTCTGGGCCTCGCGCCTGCCCGGCAGCGTCATCATCTCGCTCGGGCCTGACAGCGCTGTCGAGCTGAAGCTGGTCGTCGCAATCCTTGCCGTCCTGCTGCTTGGCGCGGCGATGGCGGTGATCTGGGGCGCGCTCACCGGCCTCCTCAAAATGCCGAAACGCTTCTCACGGTCTCGCCAGGCATCGAAGACGCGCAACGCCAACAAGGCGCTGGCCGACGGCCTGCTCGCCGCCGAGGCTGGTGATGTCAGCACCGCCCGCAAATATGCGAGCCGCGCCGCCCAGCATGCTGAGGACGACCGGCTGAAACTGCTGCTTGAAGCGCGGACCGCCGAAATCTCCGATGACTGGTCAGGGGCCGAGCGCGCCTGGGGCCAGCTGGCCGCCCTGCCCGGTGGCAAACTCGCCGGCCTTCGCGGCGCAGCCACCGCCGCCTCAGAGCGCGGTGACATCATCTCCGCTGAAGCGCGCGCCCGTGAGGCCCTTGAGCTTCGTAGCGATACCGACTGGCCGTTCAATTCCCTGTTCGACAGCCAGATCGCCCGCGGCCACTGGCAGGATGCCCTCAACACGCTGGCCATCGGTGAGAAACGCGGCGCCATATCCGGCGATAGCCTCCGCCGCCGCCGCGCCGTGCTCTACACCGCACTCGCCTGCAATCTGCCAAATGCTGAGCGTCAGGACGCGCAGAAACTGCTCGCCGACGCCATCCGCGCCGCGCCGACCTTCCCGCCTGCCGCCTATCACGGCGCGCGCCAGCTGAAAGTCAGCAATAAGCTGAAAGCGGCCCAGGGCGTGCTGGAGCTTGGCTGGAAGGCCAATCCGCATCCGGCCCTCGCCCAGCTCTGCCGCCGACTTGACCCGGACGACACGCCAAAAAGCCAGATGGCCCGCCTCGAAGCCCTCGCCAATACCAATCCGGACGCCCGCGAAAGCCGCATCCTGAAAGCCGAAATCGCCATGGCGACCCGCGAATGGACGAGCGCCATCCGCGAACTTGCCATCCTCGTTGAAGAACGCCCGACCGCCCGGCTCTGCCTGCTGCTGGAACAGGCCCTTCGCGGCTATGGCGACACCGCTGAAGCCGACCGCTGGGGCCGCATGGCGATCACCGCCTCGCGTGAGGCTGAATGGTCCGACATTGATCCGAATGGCACTGCCTTTGACTATTCCCGCCGTGACTGGGCGCGCCTTGTCTACGCCTTTGGCGACGCGGGCAATCTCGTCCATCCGCGCTATGAAACCTATGGACGGGAGCTCGAGGCCGGTCGCCACATCGCGCTTCCCGCCCCGGTCGCCAGCAGCCAGCCGGCCGCCCGCCCGGGCGCGGCAGCCGCTTTGCCGCCGGTCGAAAAGCGCACCACGACAACCCTGACACAGCCGCCGCTCGATTATGTCTCTGACGATGACGACGCTTAA